The Brachyspira aalborgi genome has a segment encoding these proteins:
- a CDS encoding peptidase M30, hyicolysin, with translation MPNCRKLFIFFILLLNSLLLHSNLNDILNDKKNYQIYSGDNKEKILNAVRYINNNYSKEKIKAKNIYSTSKIDLYLENDLKVEYKGLKNILLETMRVYDMEEYLFGKLEGKLILLIMDINGGFSGDKPYMQGYSILDGITNEEKNIIFLDYINGWENIDSVINTIAHELQHVIHYSKIRENNKSFDIWVDEALSETAVISYRGTLPNNRLNYYNNDSMYLITKGDYFINWSGGYTIHKYATVSLFMYWLGLHSKNGFEIYKDIANAPEEYRGTYKAILYAANKNIKEFKDWSELYATWLKANYNNDKVGLYGYKGLIETKPKIITTAYNFSMSPGAAIYVQGDFISDDKLLRYVELGDNIYIVYNPDINAKGKDRYLIVNSYY, from the coding sequence ATGCCAAATTGTAGAAAGTTATTTATATTTTTTATTCTATTATTAAATAGTTTACTTCTTCATTCTAATTTAAACGACATATTAAACGATAAAAAAAATTATCAAATTTATTCGGGCGATAATAAAGAAAAAATTTTAAACGCCGTTAGATATATAAATAATAATTATTCTAAAGAAAAGATAAAAGCAAAAAATATATATTCCACTTCAAAAATAGATTTATATTTGGAAAACGATTTAAAAGTTGAATATAAAGGATTAAAAAATATTCTGCTTGAAACAATGAGAGTTTACGATATGGAAGAATATTTATTTGGCAAACTTGAAGGCAAATTAATTTTATTGATAATGGATATTAACGGAGGCTTTAGCGGAGATAAACCTTATATGCAAGGTTATTCTATTTTAGACGGAATTACTAACGAAGAAAAAAATATTATATTTTTAGATTATATAAACGGTTGGGAAAATATTGATTCAGTTATAAATACTATAGCTCATGAACTTCAACATGTTATACATTATAGCAAGATAAGAGAAAATAATAAATCTTTCGATATTTGGGTTGACGAGGCTTTATCGGAAACTGCGGTTATTTCTTATAGAGGCACTTTGCCAAATAATAGATTAAATTATTATAATAATGATTCGATGTATTTGATAACGAAAGGAGATTATTTTATAAATTGGAGCGGAGGTTATACGATTCATAAATATGCTACAGTTTCGCTTTTTATGTATTGGCTTGGACTTCATTCAAAAAACGGTTTTGAAATTTACAAAGATATTGCAAACGCTCCCGAAGAATATAGAGGAACTTATAAAGCGATTTTGTATGCGGCGAATAAAAATATAAAAGAGTTTAAAGATTGGAGCGAACTTTATGCGACTTGGCTAAAGGCAAATTATAATAACGATAAAGTCGGATTATACGGTTATAAAGGATTAATAGAAACAAAACCTAAAATAATAACTACCGCTTATAATTTTTCTATGTCGCCAGGAGCCGCTATTTATGTGCAAGGCGATTTTATTTCTGACGATAAACTTTTAAGATATGTAGAGCTTGGAGATAATATTTATATAGTTTATAATCCCGATATTAACGCTAAAGGAAAAGACAGATATTTAATCGTCAATTCTTATTATTAA
- a CDS encoding NYN domain-containing protein has translation MDIKVAVLVDGSFFLKRYKYYRKKIDYSFSFSKDNAKEVVKDLYSIVLASKNEKRKKTENYCCYLYRLFFYDCFPYDNKEHNPKTGKSIDFSKTKEYEFKIELFNELRKNRKVALRLGKLKKQYGWTIKPSKIENIIKNIRMEKDNFSIKFEDLVEEDFILNLKQSGIDMKIAVDIASLSYKKLVDKIVLISGDSDFVPASKIARREGIDFILNPMGNHIGTSLEEHIDGLINEKLILNILKRNNFS, from the coding sequence ATGGATATTAAGGTAGCTGTTTTGGTAGATGGTTCTTTTTTTCTAAAAAGATATAAATATTATAGAAAAAAAATAGATTATAGTTTTAGTTTTTCAAAAGATAATGCCAAAGAAGTTGTAAAAGACTTATATTCTATAGTTCTTGCAAGCAAAAACGAAAAAAGAAAAAAAACTGAAAATTATTGTTGTTATCTATACAGATTATTTTTTTACGATTGTTTTCCATACGATAATAAAGAGCATAATCCTAAAACTGGTAAAAGTATAGATTTTTCAAAAACAAAAGAATATGAATTTAAAATAGAGTTATTTAACGAATTAAGAAAAAATAGAAAAGTCGCTTTGAGACTTGGAAAATTAAAAAAACAATATGGATGGACTATAAAACCTTCTAAAATTGAAAATATAATAAAAAATATTAGAATGGAAAAAGATAATTTTTCAATTAAATTTGAAGATTTAGTCGAGGAAGATTTTATTTTAAACTTAAAACAGTCTGGAATCGACATGAAAATAGCGGTAGATATAGCTTCTTTATCGTATAAAAAATTAGTTGATAAAATAGTTTTAATTTCAGGAGATAGCGATTTTGTTCCAGCTTCTAAAATAGCAAGAAGGGAAGGTATAGATTTTATATTGAATCCAATGGGCAATCATATAGGAACTTCACTAGAAGAACATATTGATGGTCTAATAAATGAAAAACTTATTTTAAATATTTTAAAGAGAAATAATTTTAGTTAA
- a CDS encoding CHAT domain-containing protein produces MKEIKSYIITQNREYFSKNSEYIKLKNSEIKKLIKNGNIINAFLYEEEKNKLYGYYEIDLNDLNKKNNEYFLYIKITDNYKRRRGIYYKLDKKYKDFSIYEIDNKTFLKLKNGLALLNENISQTFFSCQVENDLEENDIFKYKAIETYPSLYIAEYTKKFDYQAYKSIYKEYLRLLKTSNSENDNSDKYIEIGSYLMNMLIPEKEFRKHLLEGFRIVYLHLDEKTYNIPLEILAYDKKFISEKIIFSYTNAVNILHNNNLKNKNNNKMAIISIPDKNIKNDKNEIEIINSFKLNKDINIDLYRKEHNYFDFIKVLENYDIVHIITHGYSNGIKLSEDYILNSINALENPPSLIFINACNMEENNNKLIQSLLSSGVRTVISGTGSLADGIYIDFIKSFYLNLFHKHTRINTAQAYYLAYLEIKEFYNGFMRYRFNGVPAYV; encoded by the coding sequence ATGAAAGAAATAAAATCTTATATAATAACTCAAAATAGAGAATATTTTTCTAAAAATTCGGAATATATAAAATTAAAAAACTCCGAAATAAAAAAATTAATTAAAAACGGAAATATTATAAACGCATTTTTATACGAAGAAGAAAAAAATAAACTTTACGGATATTATGAAATTGATTTAAATGATTTGAATAAAAAAAATAATGAATATTTTTTATATATAAAAATAACCGATAACTATAAAAGAAGAAGAGGAATCTATTATAAATTAGATAAAAAATATAAAGATTTTTCTATATACGAAATTGATAATAAAACTTTTTTGAAATTAAAAAACGGACTTGCTTTATTAAACGAAAATATCTCTCAAACTTTTTTTTCTTGTCAGGTAGAAAATGATTTAGAAGAAAACGATATTTTTAAATATAAAGCTATAGAAACTTATCCTTCGCTTTATATTGCCGAATATACGAAAAAATTTGATTATCAAGCTTATAAAAGTATTTATAAAGAATATTTAAGATTATTAAAAACTTCAAATAGCGAAAACGATAATTCTGATAAATATATCGAAATCGGAAGTTATTTAATGAATATGCTTATTCCCGAAAAAGAATTTAGAAAACATTTGCTTGAAGGCTTTAGAATAGTTTATTTGCATCTTGACGAAAAGACTTATAATATTCCTTTAGAAATACTCGCTTATGATAAAAAATTTATTTCTGAAAAAATAATTTTTTCTTATACAAACGCCGTTAATATTTTACATAATAATAATTTGAAAAATAAAAATAATAATAAAATGGCTATAATCTCAATTCCCGATAAAAATATAAAAAACGATAAAAATGAAATTGAAATAATTAATTCATTTAAACTAAATAAAGATATAAATATTGACTTATATAGAAAAGAGCATAATTATTTTGATTTTATTAAAGTTTTGGAAAATTACGATATCGTTCATATAATAACGCATGGATATTCTAACGGAATAAAATTAAGCGAAGATTATATTTTAAACTCTATAAACGCTTTGGAAAATCCGCCTTCATTAATATTTATTAACGCTTGCAATATGGAAGAAAATAATAATAAATTAATTCAATCTCTTCTTTCTTCTGGAGTAAGGACGGTAATATCGGGAACGGGAAGTTTAGCGGACGGAATCTATATCGATTTTATTAAAAGTTTTTATTTAAATTTATTTCATAAACATACAAGAATAAATACGGCGCAAGCTTATTATTTGGCGTATTTGGAAATTAAAGAATTTTACAACGGTTTTATGCGTTATAGATTCAACGGAGTTCCCGCTTATGTTTAA
- a CDS encoding N-acetylmuramoyl-L-alanine amidase — protein sequence MFNIFIKKIIIYILIIFSISFFLLRPKNYIKDINNINTINTSNEIDNPIKISTIYKSAAYNLRIQYIILHYTALDDELSLKVLTSHGVSSHYLITTKEEEPIYKLVEESNRAWHAGITMFENRGSINDSSIGIEIVNLGFQRKVTNTPAQLRRMTRRQRENRYFLSYNEYIDYEESQIEKVAYLLKELVKKYDIKPYRILGHSDVAPYRKIDPGPKFPWKRLYDEYNLGMWYDEKDYRKFLYDKKFRRAKIKDIKEEFIKYGYTSMPTNNKWDFESRKVLYAFQCHFRPKKIDGNIDNETFAIIRALNEKIKKMNEAEYMEKLQNFLQKSFFTNIFIEDNIVNDKFDYIKNNNLFRR from the coding sequence ATGTTTAATATATTTATTAAAAAAATTATAATATATATTTTAATAATATTTTCTATTTCATTTTTTTTACTTCGCCCTAAAAATTATATAAAAGATATTAATAATATAAATACGATAAATACTAGTAATGAAATTGATAATCCGATTAAAATATCTACAATTTATAAATCGGCTGCTTATAATTTGAGAATACAATATATTATTTTGCATTATACGGCTTTAGACGATGAGCTTTCTCTTAAAGTATTAACTTCACATGGAGTTTCTTCCCATTATTTAATAACGACTAAAGAAGAAGAACCTATATATAAACTTGTTGAAGAAAGCAATAGAGCTTGGCATGCGGGAATAACTATGTTTGAAAATAGAGGAAGCATAAACGACAGTTCAATCGGAATTGAAATAGTTAATTTAGGTTTTCAAAGAAAAGTCACAAATACTCCCGCTCAATTAAGAAGAATGACAAGAAGGCAGAGAGAGAATAGATATTTTCTTTCATATAATGAATATATAGATTATGAAGAAAGCCAAATAGAAAAAGTAGCATATTTGCTTAAAGAACTTGTCAAAAAATACGATATAAAACCTTATCGCATATTAGGACATTCGGATGTTGCCCCTTACAGAAAAATAGACCCAGGACCAAAATTTCCTTGGAAAAGATTATATGACGAATATAATTTAGGAATGTGGTATGACGAAAAAGATTATAGAAAATTTTTATATGATAAAAAATTTAGAAGAGCGAAAATAAAAGACATTAAAGAAGAGTTTATAAAATACGGTTATACGAGTATGCCTACAAATAATAAATGGGATTTTGAATCGAGAAAAGTTTTATACGCTTTTCAATGCCATTTTAGACCGAAAAAAATTGACGGAAATATTGATAATGAAACTTTTGCTATTATAAGAGCTTTGAATGAAAAAATTAAGAAAATGAATGAAGCGGAATATATGGAAAAATTGCAGAATTTCTTGCAGAAAAGTTTTTTTACAAATATTTTTATAGAGGATAATATTGTAAATGATAAATTTGATTATATAAAAAATAATAATCTTTTTAGAAGATAA
- a CDS encoding amino acid ABC transporter ATP-binding protein, translating into MDFLIRIENIKKSFGDLNVLNDISFNVSKGESVAIIGPSGCGKSTLLRCIIGLEKIENGNIYINNQEINYNRENKLKIGLVFQQFNLFPHYTVGENIYKPLKVVLKYPKDEAINKARELLKKVKLEDKFNQYPNMLSGGQKQRVAIARVLAMDPEIILFDEPTSSLDPDLTKEVFSAINQLKEDNFTIMLVTHQIRAIKSFASRVIFINNGKISADGNAKYILNECDKYDLKMFLEKVEF; encoded by the coding sequence ATGGATTTCTTAATAAGGATAGAAAATATAAAAAAATCTTTCGGAGATTTAAATGTATTGAACGATATATCGTTTAATGTTTCTAAAGGAGAATCTGTCGCTATAATAGGTCCTAGCGGATGCGGAAAAAGCACGCTATTAAGATGCATAATAGGATTAGAGAAAATAGAAAATGGAAATATATATATTAATAATCAAGAGATAAATTATAATAGGGAAAATAAATTAAAAATTGGACTTGTGTTTCAGCAATTTAATCTATTTCCTCATTATACCGTTGGAGAAAACATTTATAAGCCTTTGAAGGTGGTTTTAAAATATCCCAAAGACGAAGCTATAAATAAGGCTAGAGAATTATTAAAAAAAGTAAAATTAGAAGATAAATTTAACCAATACCCTAATATGCTTTCTGGCGGACAAAAGCAGAGAGTCGCTATTGCAAGGGTTTTGGCAATGGACCCTGAAATTATTCTTTTTGACGAGCCTACATCTTCGCTTGACCCAGATTTGACTAAAGAAGTGTTTTCGGCTATTAATCAACTTAAAGAGGATAATTTTACAATTATGTTGGTAACGCATCAAATAAGAGCTATAAAAAGTTTTGCTTCTCGAGTAATATTTATAAATAATGGAAAAATATCTGCGGACGGCAATGCTAAATATATTTTAAATGAATGCGATAAATACGATTTGAAAATGTTTTTAGAAAAAGTAGAGTTTTAA
- a CDS encoding amino acid ABC transporter permease encodes MYKLDFSVMIPFIPILIRGLSISLLIGICSFLIAALLSIIVGLLRYNKPKNIFMIIIYYILGAYIEIFRGTPLLVQLFIFYFAFPSIGITIPAILAAIIAMSLNSAAYYSENVRASIMSIDNGQYEAAKTLGYNKLQTNLYIILPQAIRIAIPPFMNGFSTIIKETSIVSTIPIVELMRTGNQIYAKNFRSFEIYVTLALIYFMVNYPITFLAKHIEARLSKWIS; translated from the coding sequence ATGTATAAATTAGATTTTTCAGTTATGATTCCTTTTATTCCTATACTTATAAGAGGATTGAGTATATCTTTATTAATAGGTATTTGTTCTTTTTTAATAGCAGCATTATTATCTATAATAGTCGGATTATTAAGATATAATAAACCTAAAAATATATTTATGATAATAATTTATTATATATTGGGGGCTTATATAGAGATTTTTAGAGGAACTCCTCTTTTAGTTCAATTATTTATATTTTATTTTGCTTTTCCTAGTATTGGCATAACGATACCCGCTATATTGGCAGCTATAATTGCTATGTCATTAAATAGCGCCGCTTATTATTCTGAAAATGTTAGAGCTTCTATAATGTCTATAGATAATGGGCAATATGAAGCCGCTAAAACTTTAGGTTATAATAAATTACAAACAAATCTTTATATTATATTGCCTCAAGCCATAAGAATAGCCATTCCTCCGTTTATGAACGGTTTTTCAACAATAATCAAAGAAACCTCCATAGTATCTACGATTCCTATAGTAGAACTTATGAGAACAGGAAATCAAATATATGCAAAAAACTTTAGGTCTTTTGAAATATATGTAACATTAGCATTAATATACTTTATGGTAAACTATCCTATTACTTTTTTAGCAAAACATATTGAAGCAAGGTTGTCTAAATGGATTTCTTAA
- a CDS encoding substrate-binding periplasmic protein: MSKKILLLIILTVIGCNKTKESSKDNSLQNVLEKGIFGYGNCPEYPPFSFINDKGNIEGYDVDFASYIASNIGVKSEVNNIPWESLIVALNQKQYDAVISAITPLEAQSAGELVDFTIPYITLNEIIITKKDNNDINGKKDLENKIIGVQDSTSASIAADMLSEQGIKVKEIKKYDRNANAVADLNNGRIDAIVVGEAYAATSANNDSSIKIINDPINSADVVIVLRKGDEELKNVLNNAIEQFISSDYNKTILKKWIPFRD, from the coding sequence ATGAGCAAAAAAATTTTATTATTAATTATATTAACTGTAATTGGTTGTAATAAAACTAAAGAATCGAGCAAGGACAATTCTTTACAAAATGTTTTAGAAAAAGGAATATTTGGATATGGAAATTGTCCAGAATATCCTCCTTTTTCATTTATCAACGATAAAGGCAATATAGAAGGCTATGATGTCGATTTTGCAAGTTATATAGCGTCTAACATAGGGGTAAAATCGGAGGTTAATAATATACCATGGGAAAGTCTAATTGTTGCCTTAAATCAAAAGCAATATGACGCAGTAATTTCTGCCATAACGCCGTTAGAAGCTCAAAGTGCAGGCGAATTGGTTGACTTTACTATACCGTATATAACTTTAAATGAAATAATAATAACTAAAAAAGATAATAATGATATAAACGGAAAAAAAGATTTAGAAAATAAAATAATAGGAGTTCAAGATAGCACAAGTGCTTCTATAGCGGCAGATATGCTTTCGGAACAAGGGATTAAAGTTAAGGAAATAAAAAAATATGATAGAAATGCTAATGCGGTTGCCGATTTAAATAATGGCAGGATAGACGCTATAGTAGTGGGAGAAGCTTACGCAGCTACATCGGCTAATAATGATTCAAGTATTAAAATTATAAATGACCCAATAAATTCGGCGGATGTGGTTATTGTATTAAGAAAAGGAGATGAAGAATTAAAAAATGTATTGAATAACGCTATAGAACAATTTATATCAAGCGACTATAATAAAACAATATTAAAAAAATGGATACCTTTCAGGGATTAA
- a CDS encoding CD3072 family TudS-related putative desulfidase: MKRAKKIVLISHCYLNVNAKLEGIAINSSALKQLINILMENDFGIIQLPCVEQHVCGIKRWSQVCNQLDNPHYREECQKLLKPIVEQVIDFYNNGYIIVGVIGVNGSPSCGVNYTCIGDWGGEFGKEYGFENKLSSVKMKNKYGIMMDELKRLLLNANIDIPFIGLDELNPEDARDLILKEFNI; this comes from the coding sequence ATGAAAAGAGCTAAAAAAATTGTTTTAATATCTCATTGTTATTTAAATGTAAACGCCAAATTAGAAGGAATAGCTATAAATAGTTCGGCGTTGAAACAATTAATAAATATTTTAATGGAGAATGATTTTGGAATCATACAACTTCCATGCGTAGAGCAGCATGTATGCGGTATAAAAAGATGGAGTCAAGTTTGTAATCAGTTAGATAATCCACATTACAGAGAAGAATGCCAAAAACTTTTAAAACCTATAGTAGAACAAGTTATTGATTTTTATAATAATGGTTATATAATTGTTGGAGTTATAGGAGTAAACGGGAGTCCTAGCTGCGGAGTAAATTATACTTGCATAGGTGATTGGGGAGGAGAATTTGGTAAGGAATATGGTTTTGAAAATAAATTATCTTCTGTTAAAATGAAAAATAAATATGGCATAATGATGGATGAGTTAAAGAGACTTTTATTAAATGCAAATATAGATATTCCTTTTATTGGTTTAGACGAGCTTAATCCAGAAGATGCAAGAGATTTAATTTTAAAAGAATTTAATATATAA
- a CDS encoding FMN-binding protein has translation MKKEVSYKAVISVTITALVSGFLLSFVFSSFEKDILANNEKTVLEGVKAVITDSDTIEGPLTENSTFTYYIGKKSDGSISGYAIISSAKGYNGENKILVGFDAEVSKVTGIVITEQSETPGLGAKIVEDSFRNQFKEQSSVVPLYVVKGIKPEEAGDSEIAAISGATISSASVVDAVNIAKDEAVSLFLE, from the coding sequence ATGAAAAAAGAAGTTAGTTATAAAGCGGTTATTTCTGTTACGATTACGGCGTTAGTTTCTGGATTTTTGCTTTCGTTTGTATTTTCTTCTTTTGAAAAAGATATTTTAGCGAATAATGAAAAAACGGTTTTGGAAGGAGTTAAAGCAGTTATAACAGATTCCGATACTATCGAAGGTCCTTTAACTGAAAATTCAACTTTCACATATTATATAGGAAAAAAATCTGACGGTTCAATATCTGGTTATGCAATTATTTCTTCCGCAAAAGGCTATAACGGAGAGAATAAAATTTTGGTTGGATTTGACGCTGAAGTTTCAAAAGTTACGGGAATAGTTATTACGGAACAGTCGGAAACTCCAGGACTTGGCGCAAAAATAGTAGAAGATTCTTTTAGAAATCAATTTAAAGAGCAAAGTTCTGTAGTTCCTCTTTATGTCGTAAAAGGAATAAAACCTGAAGAAGCGGGAGATAGCGAGATAGCGGCTATAAGCGGAGCTACAATTTCAAGCGCGAGCGTAGTCGATGCGGTTAATATAGCGAAAGACGAAGCGGTAAGTTTGTTTTTGGAATAA
- a CDS encoding RnfABCDGE type electron transport complex subunit D, which yields MNFYTESSPHIKDGDTTQKIMLRVIIALLPAIIYSVVIFGNRVIILYLTSIITCVLSTIIVKKVRKKSILPDYASIITALLLVMTLPSTATITMVVIGGVIAIVFAKEVFGGLGSNIFNPALVGRAFLQVAFPAQMTQYPLPVRVPFLDIFDNIVKGVDLAISGATQSIEAVGALTYATPLTFMKFTYAENISSSLIEQIKFESHYYLQMFLGSTSGAIGETSFLLLLIGGIFLLITKTIDWRIPLGMFISLVITSLLLNLAMPGKFASPIYQVLAGGFCLGAFFMATDMVTCPSSHLGAWIYALLIGLVLAILRAFGSSPEYTMYSILIGNMFMPLIAMLTRPMPFGKKEAIEIQKSQKDGGKQ from the coding sequence ATGAATTTTTATACTGAATCGTCTCCTCATATAAAAGACGGAGATACTACACAAAAAATAATGTTAAGAGTTATCATAGCTCTACTGCCCGCTATCATTTATAGCGTAGTTATATTTGGTAATAGAGTTATAATTTTATATTTGACTTCTATTATAACCTGCGTATTATCAACTATAATAGTAAAAAAAGTTAGAAAAAAATCAATACTGCCCGATTACGCTTCTATAATTACGGCATTGCTTTTAGTAATGACTTTGCCGTCTACCGCGACTATTACAATGGTTGTTATTGGCGGAGTTATTGCAATAGTATTTGCAAAAGAAGTTTTCGGCGGTTTGGGTTCCAATATATTCAATCCCGCTTTGGTTGGAAGGGCTTTTTTACAAGTAGCTTTTCCCGCTCAAATGACGCAATATCCACTTCCTGTTCGAGTTCCTTTTTTAGATATTTTTGATAATATTGTTAAAGGAGTCGATTTAGCTATTTCGGGGGCGACTCAATCTATAGAAGCTGTCGGCGCTTTAACTTATGCGACTCCGTTAACATTTATGAAATTCACTTATGCAGAAAATATAAGTTCTTCGTTAATAGAGCAGATAAAATTTGAATCTCATTATTATCTTCAAATGTTTTTAGGAAGCACGAGCGGAGCGATAGGAGAAACTTCATTTTTGCTTTTGCTTATAGGAGGAATATTCCTTTTAATTACAAAAACTATAGATTGGAGAATTCCTTTGGGAATGTTTATTTCTTTAGTTATAACGAGTCTATTATTAAATTTGGCTATGCCTGGAAAATTTGCATCGCCTATATATCAAGTTTTAGCGGGAGGTTTCTGTTTAGGAGCTTTCTTTATGGCTACAGATATGGTTACATGTCCATCGAGTCATTTGGGAGCTTGGATATATGCTTTATTAATAGGATTGGTTCTTGCAATATTAAGGGCTTTTGGTTCTTCGCCCGAATATACAATGTATTCTATATTAATAGGAAATATGTTTATGCCTTTAATAGCTATGCTTACTCGTCCGATGCCTTTCGGAAAGAAAGAAGCTATTGAAATACAAAAATCTCAAAAAGACGGAGGAAAACAATAA
- the rsxC gene encoding electron transport complex subunit RsxC, with protein MKLAKFRFGGVHPHDSKNTANIVSSNMENPPKSVLISMAQHIGAPAKLLKNKGDKVERGELIGEANGYVSGNVSSSVSGSVASVEIAPQPLGRGANALLINVEPNSYNLPYDEKSNFMSLSAEEMSDKIKKAGIVGMGGATFPANVKVDGASKGICDTLIINGVECEPYITSDYRLMLENTEDLFKGIEILRKIIPSVKRTVIGIEANKPIAIEEMSKTAKNYNVEVMALRLRYPQGAEKMLIDAATGRVVPVGKLPMDVNVLVVNVATLYAIYEAVAKDKPLMERMVTISGDAIKEHKNLWIPLGTPISTIVDNCGGLTAENVLILAGGPMMGASVPSLEQCVNKGTNSLLFFNKDKMPKEVEYPCIKCGRCSDVCPLKLSPTEIAHTAKSKISERLNDLDIATCFECGCCSYICPSKIPLVQWIRYGKDLLRRF; from the coding sequence ATGAAATTAGCGAAATTTCGTTTTGGCGGAGTGCATCCTCATGACAGCAAAAATACTGCTAATATAGTTTCCTCAAATATGGAAAATCCTCCGAAAAGCGTTCTTATTTCTATGGCTCAACATATAGGAGCGCCCGCTAAATTATTGAAAAATAAAGGCGATAAGGTTGAAAGAGGAGAACTTATAGGAGAAGCAAACGGTTATGTTTCGGGAAATGTTTCTTCTTCGGTTAGCGGTTCTGTAGCTTCGGTAGAAATAGCTCCGCAACCGCTTGGCAGAGGCGCTAACGCTTTGCTTATAAATGTAGAGCCTAACTCTTATAATTTGCCGTATGATGAGAAATCAAATTTTATGTCTTTATCTGCAGAAGAGATGTCGGATAAAATAAAAAAGGCTGGCATAGTCGGTATGGGAGGAGCTACTTTCCCTGCGAATGTTAAAGTTGATGGAGCTTCTAAAGGAATTTGCGATACTTTAATTATAAACGGTGTGGAATGCGAACCTTATATTACGAGTGATTATAGATTGATGCTTGAAAATACGGAAGATTTATTTAAAGGAATAGAAATATTAAGAAAAATAATTCCTTCCGTTAAACGAACGGTTATAGGAATAGAAGCGAATAAACCAATAGCAATAGAAGAAATGTCAAAAACTGCAAAAAATTATAATGTGGAAGTAATGGCTTTAAGATTAAGATATCCTCAGGGAGCTGAAAAAATGTTAATTGACGCTGCAACGGGCAGAGTCGTTCCCGTAGGAAAATTGCCTATGGATGTTAATGTTTTAGTCGTTAATGTAGCCACTTTATACGCTATTTATGAAGCTGTAGCGAAAGATAAACCTCTTATGGAAAGAATGGTTACAATTTCTGGAGATGCGATTAAAGAACATAAAAATTTATGGATTCCTTTGGGAACGCCAATTTCTACAATAGTCGATAATTGCGGAGGATTGACTGCAGAAAATGTTTTAATATTGGCGGGCGGTCCTATGATGGGAGCGAGTGTTCCAAGTTTGGAGCAATGCGTAAACAAAGGAACAAATTCTTTATTATTTTTTAATAAGGATAAAATGCCTAAAGAAGTTGAATATCCTTGTATAAAATGCGGAAGATGTTCGGATGTTTGTCCTTTAAAACTATCGCCTACGGAAATCGCTCATACGGCGAAATCGAAAATAAGCGAAAGATTAAACGATTTAGATATAGCGACATGTTTTGAATGCGGATGTTGTTCTTATATATGTCCTTCAAAAATTCCATTGGTTCAATGGATTAGATACGGTAAAGATTTATTAAGAAGATTTTAA
- a CDS encoding zinc ribbon domain-containing protein yields the protein MFCKNCGNEIKENSSFCDKCGNPISDTKTNKKFFNKKVLIFFICVIILIICICIIPDFVRSFNIGYKQSHYISTIKNGVFLENRDVTVGTMLEAILTDIKWETIVAADNNYYVNVSGNLNNNNVLIQFKILQDDHWAVNAFEMNGKAQPVYNIHNEMYDLYLKTIE from the coding sequence ATGTTTTGTAAAAATTGCGGTAATGAAATTAAAGAAAACTCTTCATTCTGTGATAAATGTGGAAATCCGATATCTGATACAAAAACGAATAAAAAATTTTTTAATAAAAAGGTTTTAATATTTTTTATTTGTGTTATAATATTGATTATATGTATTTGTATTATACCCGATTTTGTAAGAAGTTTTAATATAGGTTATAAACAATCTCACTATATTAGCACTATTAAAAATGGCGTATTTCTTGAAAATAGAGATGTTACTGTAGGGACTATGTTAGAAGCCATTCTTACAGATATAAAATGGGAGACTATAGTCGCTGCAGACAACAATTACTATGTTAATGTTAGTGGAAATTTGAATAACAACAATGTATTAATTCAATTTAAAATATTGCAAGATGACCATTGGGCTGTAAATGCTTTTGAAATGAACGGTAAAGCTCAGCCTGTGTATAATATACATAATGAGATGTATGATTTATATTTAAAAACTATTGAATAG